One segment of Solanum stenotomum isolate F172 chromosome 1, ASM1918654v1, whole genome shotgun sequence DNA contains the following:
- the LOC125847016 gene encoding UPF0496 protein At4g34320-like, whose product MGGHMSKKPGETSAAIDNLQYKIELNSYEAACRVDTDLQSFDTNLQARTSHVINTLADGVEVRALSFDSLREVTGCLLEMNQEVVKVILDCKKDIWKNQELFELVEEYFDNSLKTLDFLAALEKCLKRARDSQLLILVALQQFEEESGVEGNRYTKTLEELKNFRAAGDPFTEEFFQIFQSVYTQQMLMLEKLQLKKNKLDKRLKYINAWRKVSNIIFVATFAAVLICSVVAAAIAAPPVASALAAAASIPLGSMGKWIDSLLKNYEDAVKGQKELVNTMHVGTFITIKDLDSIRVLIDRLEIEIESLLKKVEFAIDEDAVKVAIEEIRKKLDVFMKNVEDLGMQADVCSRDIRRARTVILQRIIKPPNH is encoded by the coding sequence ATGGGAGGACACATGAGCAAAAAGCCTGGTGAAACTTCAGCTGCAATCGACAATCTGCAGTATAAAATTGAGCTGAATTCATATGAAGCTGCGTGCAGGGTTGACACAGACTTACAGTCCTTTGATACTAATCTACAAGCTCGAACCAGTCACGTTATCAATACCCTTGCTGATGGGGTTGAAGTTAGAGCACTTTCGTTTGATTCCTTGAGGGAAGTAACTGGATGCCTTTTGGAAATGAATCAGGAAGTTGTGAAGGTGATATTGGATTGCAAGAAAGACATATGGAAGAATCAAGAATTGTTTGAGCTAGTTGAGGAGTATTTTGACAATAGCCTCAAAACTCTGGATTTCCTTGCTGCTTTAGAGAAATGCCTAAAACGTGCTCGGGATAGCCAATTGCTGATTCTTGTAGCACTTCAACAATTTGAAGAGGAAAGCGGGGTTGAAGGGAATAGATATACTAAGACGTTAGAGGAACTGAAGAATTTCAGAGCTGCAGGGGATCCTTTCACAGAGGAATTTTTCCAAATTTTCCAGTCTGTTTATACACAGCAAATGCTGATGCTTGAAAAGCTGCAGCTAAAAAAGAACAAGCTTGATAAGAGGCTTAAGTACATCAATGCTTGGAGGAAAGTGTCAAACATTATATTTGTGGCTACATTTGCAGCTGTTTTGATTTGCTCAGTAGTGGCTGCTGCTATAGCTGCACCTCCGGTCGCATCTGCTCTGGCAGCTGCAGCGTCGATTCCATTGGGCTCAATGGGAAAATGGATAGATTCCCTTCTCAAGAACTATGAAGATGCTGTCAAAGGGCAGAAAGAATTGGTCAACACAATGCATGTAGGTACTTTTATCACAATTAAGGATTTGGACAGTATCAGGGTGCTTATAGATCGATTGGAAATCGAGATTGAATCACTCTTGAAGAAAGTTGAGTTTGCTATTGATGAAGATGCTGTTAAGGTTGCTATAGAAGAGATCAGGAAAAAGCTGGATGTCTTTATGAAGAATGTTGAAGATCTTGGAATGCAAGCTGATGTGTGTAGCAGGGATATTCGTCGAGCCAGGACTGTTATCTTACAAAGAATCATCAAACCCCCAAACCATTGA
- the LOC125853333 gene encoding probable 1-acyl-sn-glycerol-3-phosphate acyltransferase 5 translates to MNVQMGDDSGKQPRHRNLTPLRMMRGIFCLIVLVLSAFMVLVYFGFWTATGLRIISVHYSRVGTSFFFGCWLALWPFWFEKINKTKVVISGDSVPPAKRVLVIANHRTEVDWMYLWDLALRKGCVGSIRYILKSSLMKLPVFGWVFHIMEFIPVERRWEADALKLRQILYTYKDPEDPLWLVVFPEGTDFTEQKCIRSKKYASENGLPILNNVLLPKTKGFYACLEELRGSLDAVYDITIGYKHHCPSFLDNAFGVNPAEVHMHVRCIAIVDIPESENEAASWLMDTFCDKDKLLSDFHSQGHFPREGIESELSTAKCLANFIFVLTSTALCTYLTLFSSIWFKIYVSSVCAYLTTATYFNFRPSPIVSL, encoded by the exons ATGAATGTTCAAATGGGTGATGATTCTGGGAAGCAACCAAGGCACCGTAATCTAACACCGCTGAGGATGATGAGGGGTATTTTCTGTCTAATTGTGTTAGTACTCTCTGCATTTATGGTGTTAGTGTATTTTGGCTTTTGGACTGCTACTGGCTTGCGAATTATCAGTGTCCATTATAGCAGAGTGGGAACATCCTTCTTTTTTGGATGTTGGTTAGCTTTGTGGCCCTTTTGGtttgaaaaaattaacaaaaccAAAGTGGTAATCTCTGGAGATTCTGTTCCACCTGCCAAACGAGTCTTAGTTATTGCAAACCATCGAACTGAGGTTGATTGGATGTACTTGTGGGATCTTGCTTTGCGCAAGGGATGTGTGGGTTCAATCAGGTATATACTTAAGAGCAGTTTGATGAAATTGCCTGTGTTTGGATGGGTTTTTCATATCATGGAGTTCATACCTGTTGAGAGAAGATGGGAGGCTGATGCATTGAAGCTGCGTCAGATTCTTTACACCTATAAAGATCCTGAAGATCCACTGTGGCTTGTTGTTTTTCCAGAAGGCACTGATTTCAC AGAACAGAAGTGCATTCGTAGTAAAAAATATGCTTCTGAGAACGGATTGCCAATCCTGAACAATGTACTTCTTCCAAAGACAAAgggtttttatgcatgtttgGAGGAATTGAGAGGTTCCTTGGATGCAG TTTATGACATTACAATTGGCTACAAGCATCATTGCCCTTCTTTCTTGGACAATGCTTTTGGGGTTAATCCAGCTGAAGTTCATATGCACGTTCGCTGTATTGCTATTGTGGATATACCAGAATCTGAAAATGAGGCTGCTTCATGGTTGATGGATACATTCTGTGACAAGGATAAATTGCTATCTGATTTTCATTCCCAAGGTCATTTCCCTCGCGAAGGGATAGAAAGTGAGCTGTCTACGGCCAAGTGTTTAGCAAACTTCATCTTTGTGCTAACATCAACTGCACTTTGTACATATCTAACACTTTTCTCATCCATTTGGTTCAAGATATATGTTTCCTCTGTATGTGCATACTTGACAACAGCCACATACTTCAACTTTCGACCTTCACCCATTGTATCTTTATGA